In Anser cygnoides isolate HZ-2024a breed goose chromosome 16, Taihu_goose_T2T_genome, whole genome shotgun sequence, one genomic interval encodes:
- the LOC136786504 gene encoding titin homolog isoform X1: MEQHLTAGFQNPDALLCIAGKSREFQPRWQLGERGSGLLDLPLGVKIPLVPGTKPVFCRTKLGEKLHQPSAQFNLGDPYCRLLRTEYNCLHDPHLQAYYNRKDNLQSLKSKGYITSDGKVVCTLKEFNEYRQYLTTLKLEAEKTRRQGEEKLQQELAKLKKLDTRLTARIDSYCQSSSTNVYMVMGEKASPLEPKKPAGPPSCKSRRNLLQSGQYRRLKAAPSGLELGREDAKLPGCIPTVTESERKSPVPADGVFKAASEEQAAKESQRIEEMARTVVRQVFERVQALDQSACVLKRAPHKSQERLCGSAKSAEPSETSPLDKEEEIALLAKKVVASVMKLFEKSWESGTPSASEPRPAARQKEQPVARTAFQVGKLAEKKSREAFEGESSQASLDKVTREAVGSVCDTLESFVASRFEQDFNRKYSEILALPTVNLSNRKPQPSQVPLLRQGMREGRGLPRASEEQSPEARQREKLPMIQPAPDTAEVSRLSHRIVRESTQKAVSEVQRLHTELQAYARTIVLNVVEKVKDKMEREMKAKALDTTSNSKTVASGMTRSVSEQSCQPGTARNLEKNLGKRVTKQPVPSKGKESCPSEHLQRPPDLLQAVRRGSEQGAPMAGSSAPPGESHSQRRSESTTGTIASMGPQFVRQPVPPSVPKHPVQGGARCPRVRVKPLPFKPQ; encoded by the exons ATGGAGCAGCATCTCACTGCTGGTTTCCAAAACCCAGACGCACTGCTGTGCATAGCTGGCAAGAGCAGAGAG TTCCAGCCCAGATGGCAACTTGGAGAAAGAGGCAGCGGGCTGCTGGACCTCCCACTGGGAGTCAAAATCCCTCTAGTGCCTGGCACCAAGCCCGTCTTCTGCAGGACAAAGCTGGGGGAAAAG CTTCACCAGCCTTCTGCTCAATTTAATCTGGGAGATCCGTACTGTCGCCTACTGCGCACAGAGTACAACTGCCTGCACGACCCGCATCTGCAGGCCTACTACAATCGCAAAGACAACCTGCAGAGCCTGAAGAGCAAGGGCTACATCACCAGTGATGGCAAA GTGGTCTGCACTCTGAAGGAGTTCAATGAGTACAGGCAGTATCTGACCACACTCAAGCTGGAGGCTGAGAAAACCAGGAGGCAAGGAGAG GAAAAGCTTCAGCAAGAGCTCGCCAAGTTGAAGAAACTTGACACCAGACTGACGGCACGGATTGACAGCTATTGCCAGAGCTCCTCCACTAATGTGTACATGGTCATGGGAGAGAAAGCCAGCCCACTGGAGCCTAAAAAACCAGCTGGCCCACCTTCCTGCAAAAGCAGGAGAAACCTTCTCCAATCTGGCCAGTACAGAAGGCTGAAAGCGGCTCCCTCCGGACTTGAGTTGGGCAGGGAAGATGCCAAGCTCCCTGGGTGCATCCCTACTGTGACTGAGTCAGAGAGAAAGTCACCCGTCCCCGCAGACGGTGTATTCAAAGCTGCCTCGGAAGAACAGGCTGCTAAAGAAAGCCAGAGAATTGAAGAGATGGCTCGGACTGTGGTGCGGCAAGTGTTTGAGAGGGTGCAGGCACTGGACCAGTCTGCCTGCGTCTTAAAGAGGGCTCCCCATAAGAGCCAAGAAAGACTGTGTGGAAGTGCCAAAAGCGCAGAGCCTTCAGAGACATCTCCTCTTGATAAAGAGGAGGAAATTGCACTGCTGGCTAAGAAGGTTGTGGCGAGTGTGATGAAGCTCTTTGAGAAGTCCTGGGAATCCGGCACGCCCAGTGCATCTGAGCCAaggccagcagccaggcagaagGAGCAGCCCGTCGCCAGGACAGCCTTCCAAGTGGGGAAGCTGGCAGAAAAGAAATCGAGGGAAGCCTTTGAGGGAGAATCCTCGCAGGCTTCCCTTGACAAAGTCACCAGAGAAGCTGTTGGAAGTGTCTGCGACACTTTGGAATCCTTCGTAGCTTCCCGGTTTGAGCAAGACTTCAACCGCAAATACTCTGAAATCCTGGCGCTTCCCACTGTCAACCTCTCTAACAGGAAGCCACAGCCATCCCAGGTGCCTCTCTTAAGACAGGGCATGAGGGAAGGGCGGGGACTACCAAGAGCGTCAgaagagcagagcccagaagcaaggcagagagaaaagttGCCCATGATCCAACCAGCGCCAGACACTGCTGAGGTCTCACGACTGAGTCACAGGATTGTGAGGGAGAGCACCCAAAAGGCTGTCTCCGAAGTTCAGCGGCTGCACACAGAACTGCAGGCCTATGCCAGAACCATTGTCCTTAACGTGGTTGAAAAAGTGAAGGACAAGATGGAGCGGGAAATGAAAGCCAAGGCCTTAGACACCACTTCAAACAGCAAAACGGTGGCAAGTGGGATGACGCGCTCTGTATCGGAGCAGAGCTGTCAGCCTGGGACTGCACGGAACCTGGAGAAGAACTTGGGAAAGCGTGTCACCAAACAGCCCGTGCCaagcaaagggaaggagagctgTCCCTCAGAGCACCTCCAAAGACCACCTGATCTCCTCCAAGCTGTCCGGCGAGGCTCTGAGCAAGGTGCTCCCATGGCAGGCTCTTCTGCCCCCCCAGGGGAATCCCACAGTCAGCGGAGGTCAGAGAGCACCACAGGCACCATCGCTTCCATGGGCCCGCAGTTTGTCAGGCAGCCCGTTCCTCCATCTGTTCCAAAGCATCCTGTCCAGGGAGGAGCGCGGTGCCCACGTGTGCGTGTCAAGCCTCTCCCATTCAAGCCTCAGTAG
- the LOC136786504 gene encoding uncharacterized protein isoform X2: protein MEQHLTAGFQNPDALLCIAGKSREFQPRWQLGERGSGLLDLPLGVKIPLVPGTKPVFCRTKLGEKLHQPSAQFNLGDPYCRLLRTEYNCLHDPHLQAYYNRKDNLQSLKSKGYITSDGKEKLQQELAKLKKLDTRLTARIDSYCQSSSTNVYMVMGEKASPLEPKKPAGPPSCKSRRNLLQSGQYRRLKAAPSGLELGREDAKLPGCIPTVTESERKSPVPADGVFKAASEEQAAKESQRIEEMARTVVRQVFERVQALDQSACVLKRAPHKSQERLCGSAKSAEPSETSPLDKEEEIALLAKKVVASVMKLFEKSWESGTPSASEPRPAARQKEQPVARTAFQVGKLAEKKSREAFEGESSQASLDKVTREAVGSVCDTLESFVASRFEQDFNRKYSEILALPTVNLSNRKPQPSQVPLLRQGMREGRGLPRASEEQSPEARQREKLPMIQPAPDTAEVSRLSHRIVRESTQKAVSEVQRLHTELQAYARTIVLNVVEKVKDKMEREMKAKALDTTSNSKTVASGMTRSVSEQSCQPGTARNLEKNLGKRVTKQPVPSKGKESCPSEHLQRPPDLLQAVRRGSEQGAPMAGSSAPPGESHSQRRSESTTGTIASMGPQFVRQPVPPSVPKHPVQGGARCPRVRVKPLPFKPQ from the exons ATGGAGCAGCATCTCACTGCTGGTTTCCAAAACCCAGACGCACTGCTGTGCATAGCTGGCAAGAGCAGAGAG TTCCAGCCCAGATGGCAACTTGGAGAAAGAGGCAGCGGGCTGCTGGACCTCCCACTGGGAGTCAAAATCCCTCTAGTGCCTGGCACCAAGCCCGTCTTCTGCAGGACAAAGCTGGGGGAAAAG CTTCACCAGCCTTCTGCTCAATTTAATCTGGGAGATCCGTACTGTCGCCTACTGCGCACAGAGTACAACTGCCTGCACGACCCGCATCTGCAGGCCTACTACAATCGCAAAGACAACCTGCAGAGCCTGAAGAGCAAGGGCTACATCACCAGTGATGGCAAA GAAAAGCTTCAGCAAGAGCTCGCCAAGTTGAAGAAACTTGACACCAGACTGACGGCACGGATTGACAGCTATTGCCAGAGCTCCTCCACTAATGTGTACATGGTCATGGGAGAGAAAGCCAGCCCACTGGAGCCTAAAAAACCAGCTGGCCCACCTTCCTGCAAAAGCAGGAGAAACCTTCTCCAATCTGGCCAGTACAGAAGGCTGAAAGCGGCTCCCTCCGGACTTGAGTTGGGCAGGGAAGATGCCAAGCTCCCTGGGTGCATCCCTACTGTGACTGAGTCAGAGAGAAAGTCACCCGTCCCCGCAGACGGTGTATTCAAAGCTGCCTCGGAAGAACAGGCTGCTAAAGAAAGCCAGAGAATTGAAGAGATGGCTCGGACTGTGGTGCGGCAAGTGTTTGAGAGGGTGCAGGCACTGGACCAGTCTGCCTGCGTCTTAAAGAGGGCTCCCCATAAGAGCCAAGAAAGACTGTGTGGAAGTGCCAAAAGCGCAGAGCCTTCAGAGACATCTCCTCTTGATAAAGAGGAGGAAATTGCACTGCTGGCTAAGAAGGTTGTGGCGAGTGTGATGAAGCTCTTTGAGAAGTCCTGGGAATCCGGCACGCCCAGTGCATCTGAGCCAaggccagcagccaggcagaagGAGCAGCCCGTCGCCAGGACAGCCTTCCAAGTGGGGAAGCTGGCAGAAAAGAAATCGAGGGAAGCCTTTGAGGGAGAATCCTCGCAGGCTTCCCTTGACAAAGTCACCAGAGAAGCTGTTGGAAGTGTCTGCGACACTTTGGAATCCTTCGTAGCTTCCCGGTTTGAGCAAGACTTCAACCGCAAATACTCTGAAATCCTGGCGCTTCCCACTGTCAACCTCTCTAACAGGAAGCCACAGCCATCCCAGGTGCCTCTCTTAAGACAGGGCATGAGGGAAGGGCGGGGACTACCAAGAGCGTCAgaagagcagagcccagaagcaaggcagagagaaaagttGCCCATGATCCAACCAGCGCCAGACACTGCTGAGGTCTCACGACTGAGTCACAGGATTGTGAGGGAGAGCACCCAAAAGGCTGTCTCCGAAGTTCAGCGGCTGCACACAGAACTGCAGGCCTATGCCAGAACCATTGTCCTTAACGTGGTTGAAAAAGTGAAGGACAAGATGGAGCGGGAAATGAAAGCCAAGGCCTTAGACACCACTTCAAACAGCAAAACGGTGGCAAGTGGGATGACGCGCTCTGTATCGGAGCAGAGCTGTCAGCCTGGGACTGCACGGAACCTGGAGAAGAACTTGGGAAAGCGTGTCACCAAACAGCCCGTGCCaagcaaagggaaggagagctgTCCCTCAGAGCACCTCCAAAGACCACCTGATCTCCTCCAAGCTGTCCGGCGAGGCTCTGAGCAAGGTGCTCCCATGGCAGGCTCTTCTGCCCCCCCAGGGGAATCCCACAGTCAGCGGAGGTCAGAGAGCACCACAGGCACCATCGCTTCCATGGGCCCGCAGTTTGTCAGGCAGCCCGTTCCTCCATCTGTTCCAAAGCATCCTGTCCAGGGAGGAGCGCGGTGCCCACGTGTGCGTGTCAAGCCTCTCCCATTCAAGCCTCAGTAG